In Gossypium hirsutum isolate 1008001.06 chromosome D06, Gossypium_hirsutum_v2.1, whole genome shotgun sequence, one genomic interval encodes:
- the LOC121202948 gene encoding DUF724 domain-containing protein 7 isoform X4: MRFKKGSKVEVLTKEEVPTGAWRCAEIISGNGHTYSVKYGWFPITGEAAAVERVSRKAIRPCPPPMNGKNNCASGDIVEVFDDLSWKPAVIVKVLGGNNFSVRILGSSSELKAHQSRLRIRQSWEDGNWFLVGKGSSNSTGPQKRKRSSLGFSYIGAQKKRVLEEGSNGVQRIIIRLPSPASEKRRIVEVMLTLNLK, from the exons ATGAGATTCAAGAAAGGTAGCAAAGTTGAGGTATTGACCAAGGAGGAGGTTCCAACCGGCGCATGGCGTTGTGCTGAGATTATCTCGGGCAACGGCCATACGTATAGTGTGAAGTACGGTTGGTTTCCGATCACTGGCGAGGCGGCAGCGGTGGAAAGAGTCTCTAGGAAAGCGATTAGGCCTTGCCCTCCTCCTATGAACGGGAAAAATAATTGTGCTTCTGGTGATATCGTAGAGGTGTTCGATGACTTATCCTGGAAACCGGCGGTGATTGTTAAGGTTCTTGGTGGAAACAACTTTTCCGTTAGGATTCTTGGGTCGAGTAGCGAACTCAAAGCGCATCAATCTCGATTGCGTATTCGGCAGTCTTGGGAAGATGGCAATTGGTTCCTCGTTGGAAAG GGTTCATCAAATTCCACTGGGCCGCAGAAAAGGAAAAGATCTTCGCTTGGCTTCTCATATATTGGTGCGCAAAAGAAGAGGGTGTTGGAGGAAGGTAGTAATGGTGTTCAAAGAATAATAATTCGGCTTCCTTCGCCTGCCTCTGAAAAG AGGAGGATTGTCGAAGTGATGCTGACTCTAAACCTGAAGTGA
- the LOC121202948 gene encoding uncharacterized protein isoform X1, translating to MRFKKGSKVEVLTKEEVPTGAWRCAEIISGNGHTYSVKYGWFPITGEAAAVERVSRKAIRPCPPPMNGKNNCASGDIVEVFDDLSWKPAVIVKVLGGNNFSVRILGSSSELKAHQSRLRIRQSWEDGNWFLVGKGSSNSTGPQKRKRSSLGFSYIGAQKKRVLEEGSNGVQRIIIRLPSPASEKVDGFDSPNNMLGERCMPSSFNRIDDTLSCASSVGSCSGLGTYGLNLSNFVTSACENLEEDCRSDADSKPEVSCQEEGSYVSTSVELGYDFHRSELHAYQKALGALHASGPLTWDEEEKVTNLRLTLNISNDEHLMELRKLRDNNNRLFISCF from the exons ATGAGATTCAAGAAAGGTAGCAAAGTTGAGGTATTGACCAAGGAGGAGGTTCCAACCGGCGCATGGCGTTGTGCTGAGATTATCTCGGGCAACGGCCATACGTATAGTGTGAAGTACGGTTGGTTTCCGATCACTGGCGAGGCGGCAGCGGTGGAAAGAGTCTCTAGGAAAGCGATTAGGCCTTGCCCTCCTCCTATGAACGGGAAAAATAATTGTGCTTCTGGTGATATCGTAGAGGTGTTCGATGACTTATCCTGGAAACCGGCGGTGATTGTTAAGGTTCTTGGTGGAAACAACTTTTCCGTTAGGATTCTTGGGTCGAGTAGCGAACTCAAAGCGCATCAATCTCGATTGCGTATTCGGCAGTCTTGGGAAGATGGCAATTGGTTCCTCGTTGGAAAG GGTTCATCAAATTCCACTGGGCCGCAGAAAAGGAAAAGATCTTCGCTTGGCTTCTCATATATTGGTGCGCAAAAGAAGAGGGTGTTGGAGGAAGGTAGTAATGGTGTTCAAAGAATAATAATTCGGCTTCCTTCGCCTGCCTCTGAAAAGGTAGATGGATTTGATTCCCCAAATAATATGCTGGGTGAAAGATGTATGCCTTCTTCCTTTAATAGAATTGATGATACCCTGAGTTGTGCCTCCTCTGTTGGTAGTTGTAGTGGTTTAGGGACTTACGGTCTTAATTTGTCTAATTTTGTAACTAGCGCTTGTGAAAACTTAGAGGAGGATTGTCGAAGTGATGCTGACTCTAAACCTGAAGTGAGTTGTCAAGAAGAAGGAAGTTATGTTTCCACTAGTGTGGAATTGGGGTATGACTTCCATAGGTCTGAACTACATGCCTATCAGAAAGCTCTAGGGGCATTGCATGCTTCTGGGCCTTTGACTTGGGATGAAGAAGAAAAGGTGACAAATTTACGCCTTACTCTTAATATTTCAAATGATGAACATTTGATGGAGCTAAGAAAGTTGAGAGATAACAATAATAGGCTTTTTATTAGCTGTTTCTAG
- the LOC121202948 gene encoding DUF724 domain-containing protein 7 isoform X3, with protein MRFKKGSKVEVLTKEEVPTGAWRCAEIISGNGHTYSVKYGWFPITGEAAAVERVSRKAIRPCPPPMNGKNNCASGDIVEVFDDLSWKPAVIVKVLGGNNFSVRILGSSSELKAHQSRLRIRQSWEDGNWFLVGKGSSNSTGPQKRKRSSLGFSYIGAQKKRVLEEGSNGVQRIIIRLPSPASEKNISWPMLEASIPCF; from the exons ATGAGATTCAAGAAAGGTAGCAAAGTTGAGGTATTGACCAAGGAGGAGGTTCCAACCGGCGCATGGCGTTGTGCTGAGATTATCTCGGGCAACGGCCATACGTATAGTGTGAAGTACGGTTGGTTTCCGATCACTGGCGAGGCGGCAGCGGTGGAAAGAGTCTCTAGGAAAGCGATTAGGCCTTGCCCTCCTCCTATGAACGGGAAAAATAATTGTGCTTCTGGTGATATCGTAGAGGTGTTCGATGACTTATCCTGGAAACCGGCGGTGATTGTTAAGGTTCTTGGTGGAAACAACTTTTCCGTTAGGATTCTTGGGTCGAGTAGCGAACTCAAAGCGCATCAATCTCGATTGCGTATTCGGCAGTCTTGGGAAGATGGCAATTGGTTCCTCGTTGGAAAG GGTTCATCAAATTCCACTGGGCCGCAGAAAAGGAAAAGATCTTCGCTTGGCTTCTCATATATTGGTGCGCAAAAGAAGAGGGTGTTGGAGGAAGGTAGTAATGGTGTTCAAAGAATAATAATTCGGCTTCCTTCGCCTGCCTCTGAAAAG AATATCTCATGGCCAATGTTGGAGGCATCCATACCTTGCTTCTAA
- the LOC121202948 gene encoding uncharacterized protein isoform X2 produces MRFKKGSKVEVLTKEEVPTGAWRCAEIISGNGHTYSVKYGWFPITGEAAAVERVSRKAIRPCPPPMNGKNNCASGDIVEVFDDLSWKPAVIVKVLGGNNFSVRILGSSSELKAHQSRLRIRQSWEDGNWFLVGKGSSNSTGPQKRKRSSLGFSYIGAQKKRVLEEGSNGVQRIIIRLPSPASEKVDGFDSPNNMLGERCMPSSFNRIDDTLSCASSVGSCSGLGTYGLNLSNFVTSACENLEEDCRSDADSKPEVSCQEEGSYVSTSVELGYDFHRSELHAYQKALGALHASGPLTWDEEEKNISWPMLEASIPCF; encoded by the exons ATGAGATTCAAGAAAGGTAGCAAAGTTGAGGTATTGACCAAGGAGGAGGTTCCAACCGGCGCATGGCGTTGTGCTGAGATTATCTCGGGCAACGGCCATACGTATAGTGTGAAGTACGGTTGGTTTCCGATCACTGGCGAGGCGGCAGCGGTGGAAAGAGTCTCTAGGAAAGCGATTAGGCCTTGCCCTCCTCCTATGAACGGGAAAAATAATTGTGCTTCTGGTGATATCGTAGAGGTGTTCGATGACTTATCCTGGAAACCGGCGGTGATTGTTAAGGTTCTTGGTGGAAACAACTTTTCCGTTAGGATTCTTGGGTCGAGTAGCGAACTCAAAGCGCATCAATCTCGATTGCGTATTCGGCAGTCTTGGGAAGATGGCAATTGGTTCCTCGTTGGAAAG GGTTCATCAAATTCCACTGGGCCGCAGAAAAGGAAAAGATCTTCGCTTGGCTTCTCATATATTGGTGCGCAAAAGAAGAGGGTGTTGGAGGAAGGTAGTAATGGTGTTCAAAGAATAATAATTCGGCTTCCTTCGCCTGCCTCTGAAAAGGTAGATGGATTTGATTCCCCAAATAATATGCTGGGTGAAAGATGTATGCCTTCTTCCTTTAATAGAATTGATGATACCCTGAGTTGTGCCTCCTCTGTTGGTAGTTGTAGTGGTTTAGGGACTTACGGTCTTAATTTGTCTAATTTTGTAACTAGCGCTTGTGAAAACTTAGAGGAGGATTGTCGAAGTGATGCTGACTCTAAACCTGAAGTGAGTTGTCAAGAAGAAGGAAGTTATGTTTCCACTAGTGTGGAATTGGGGTATGACTTCCATAGGTCTGAACTACATGCCTATCAGAAAGCTCTAGGGGCATTGCATGCTTCTGGGCCTTTGACTTGGGATGAAGAAGAAAAG AATATCTCATGGCCAATGTTGGAGGCATCCATACCTTGCTTCTAA